TTATTAATCTCTGCAACTAAATCGGTTCCTTTCGGAATTTCTATATCCAAATAACCCTTATGCTCTAACTTTTCTATCGCTTGTTCTAATGTCTTCATTTTATCGTTTTGTGTATAATTATTTTATTCCTAATTGCTTCTTTACCTTTTCTGACAAAGCATCTTTGTGTACTGTAAAAGCAATTGATTTCATTCTAAAAAAAGGTTTAGACATGTAAATATGTCCATTATTTCCTAAATTTTCTGTTCCCCAAGAATTTTTCACATCATAATATTGATTTCCTAATTGATCTCTTAAAATTCCTGTGATATGCATCAAATGGTCATCTTGTGTTGACAAATCCTCGAAAGCTGCTTGACGTTCTTCTGCAGAAACCCATTTTTCTGGCAAAATTTCCACAAAATAATCAGATTCTAAACCTTCTGAAGGCCAAACGGCTAAACCATACTTTTTAGAAAACGTTTTTTCTGAAACATCTGTATCAAATGCAGCAGTAAATCCATTGTATAACGCTTCATCTAACACTTTCATGTATTCATCTAATGGCAAATTGTAGTACGAACCATTCGAGAAATTATCTGGCACTTGTAAAATAAATTGAGAATAATACGGTGCTTGTTGAAACGATGTAAGTGTAACATAATCGTCTGGATTAATTTTTAAGAATTTCGCAAATTCCTGTGGTGTATATTCTTTTCCTTCGAATTTAAATACTGTTGGAGGAACACCTAATTTTTGATTTAATTTTTGATCGAAATTATTTTTCCAATCAGTTGTTAAGTATTTTTTTGGATTCTTTACAATCGAATCTAAATCTGTTTTTAATTCTTTTACCAGTAATTCATGGTTATGTTTAGTTTCTGTGCCAACTGTAAAACCTGCGTATACTTCGTTTGGAACTAAACCATTTTTGCGAACAGAGTTCAATACATCATGTGATAATCCACCTTCACTAAATTGAGCTTTCCCTTGGCGATAAACATAATTATACGCTTTTACTGGATACGTAAAACGAACATTGTACATCTCTGATAAATCGACTTTTTTACCCGTTATACGTTTCACTTCCGACTCTAAAAAAGAGACCGTAGAAAATGACCAACATGTTCCTGTTTTTCCTTGCGAAATAACTGGAAGTGCCGAATTATTAACCAACTCTTTGAATTTGAATGGACTTTCTTGTGCTGATGCTAATGCACTGACTAATGCAAAACTTGCAAGGATATATTTTTTCACTTTGTGTTTGTTTATAAAACTCAAAAATAAAGTTATTTTATGAAGATTTGGTTGAAAGATGAAGAAAGTTAAAAATGACAATACATCACCTCGAGTGATTTTAGTTTCGATAGAAAAGAAAATTGTATGGAGAAAGAGGTATTAAAGCAATTCGTCAAGTTATCGAAACGTTAAAAAAGATGATTCATCATTTTAAACACTCAAACTGACGAACTAAAATTGATGAGATGATAAAATCGATATAGAAATACGTTAGAAAAATTTCAAAAGGTTAATTACTAATTTTCTTTAAAATTTATAATTTTTCACTTTTAGAACAAATTATAAATCAAATCAGTATAAATATTCAATTTTTATACATCTAAAAATTAATTTGGCTTAAAATGCAATAAATCACTCAAAAAGCTATTAACTTTGCTCAAACATTACACAAATGCAACCAAGAGAAGATTTTTTATTGAAAGCTTACGAGCTGGGAATTATAAAATTTGGAAATTTCACTTTAAAAAGTGGTATAGAATCTCCTTTCTATGTCGATTTAAGACCTTTGGCTTCAAGTCCACAATTATTAAAAACTTTAGCAAACAACTTATTAGATTTAGTAGAAGATGTTGACTACGATTTGATTTGTGGTGTGCCTTACGCAGCATTGCCAATGGCGACTACAATGAGTTTAACATCGAATATTCCTTTGATTATCAAACGTAAAGAGAATAAAGGATATGGAACTAAACGTATGGTAGAAGGTGTTTTTTCCGAAGGACAATCTTGTCTTTTAGTAGAAGATGTAATTACATCTGGACAATCTTTATTAGAAACAATTGATCAAGTTGAACGTGAAGGTTTACGTGTAAAAGATTTGGTTGTTGTTTTGGATCGAGCACAAGGTGGTTCTGAAAAATTAAAAGAACAAGGTTACAATGTGAAGACATTATTCACTATTCACGAAGTAATTGATATTTTACATAAATACCATCGCTTGACAGATGATGAGGCGAAAAAAATCAAAGACTTTTTAGCTTTACCTGCTGAAGCGGTACCTGCAAAACAACGTATTGCATTGGAGAACAAAAAAATTGTTCATCCTGTTGGAAAACGTTTGGTAGAATTAGCGCTTAAAAAACAATCAAACTTGATTGCTTCTGCTGATTTGATTACTTCTGATGAAATTATTGATTTCGCAGGAAAAGTTGGTGATCATGTTGTTGCTTTAAAATTACATTCAGATATTATTCAAGATTTTTCGGATAACTTAATCGTTGAATTGAAAAAAATCGCACGCGAAAAAGAATTCTTATTATTTGAAGACCGCAAATTTGGAGATATCGGAAATACACAAGAATTACAATTCAAGAAATCGATTTATAAAATTTCTGATTGGGCAGATTTGGTAACTGTTCACCCTATTGGAGGTTTAGAATCGTTGAAAGTTTTCGAAAACACTGGCGTAATTACAATTGTAGAAATGTCTTCGAAAGGAACATTAACAGATGATTATTACTTCACGAAAGCAATCAATGTTTCAGAACAATCGGGTAATGTTTTGGGTGCAGTTGCTCAACGTCAAATCCCAGATAATTTGTTATTGTTTACACCTGGTGTTAATATTTCTTCGACTGGAGATAGCAAAGGACAACAATACAATACACCAGAATTGGTTTTCAAAAATTACCATACCGATTTTATGATTGTTGGTCGTGGAATTTACAAAGCTGCTGATGTAAAAACGGCTGCTAAAGAATACCAAACGTTAGGTTGGGTTTCTTACTTACAAAGTTTGAATGATTAAAATTTAAATAAATTTCAAAAATAGAAAGCAAGCTGAATTCAGCTTGCTTTTTGTTTTTTATTTTTTTGAATTTACTTCAATACAAATTTATGTGAAATAGAATTTCCTTGATTATCGGAAATTGTAGCTATATAAAATCCTGTTGAGAGATTAGACAAATTTACACTTCCTTTCGAATGCTCAGCATTCATCATTTTTATAGTTCGTCCAGTTGCATCAATAATTTTCACCGAAATTGCTGCTTTAAAATTCACTTGATAATTTAATGTTTTATCTGTGATATATATTTTAGACGTTTCTTTTTCTATCGTTTCAGTTCCTAATTTCCCCGTTTGTTTCGCCGCTTCTACAATATATTCGATCCCTAATTTCGTGAACTTAGCAGCATGTGTAGATGTACTTCCCATTGATGCATACGTATCGTTTATAGAATGAATATAAGGGTTATCTTCATTCATTTTTGATTCAAAAGGCAATGTTGCTGCATAACCATTATTCGCCCAACTTGCGTGATCCGAACATCCATAACCACATTTTGACGTATCATACGTAAATTGATGCATACCTGATTGATTGTACTCGTCCATCAATTGCATCAAAAAAGAGTTCAGATTAGCATCACAATACGCATCTGTCATTAATACAATATCTTTTGCTGATCCTTTGTAATTCGTCATATCAAACTGTACATAACCAATTACATTTTTTTGATCCGTTGCATATTGCTTAGCGATTTCTCCCGAACCTACTAAACCAATTTCTTCGGCTGCATACGCCATGATTTCTGTGGTACGTTGTGGCTTAAAGTTGTTTTTTAACAAAACACGCAAAACTTCTGTAATCGTAGCAATACCCGATGCGTTATCATCGGCTCCAGGCGCAAAAGATTGATCGCCACTCCATCCTATAGTCGAATCAGCATGTCCACCAATTATCACATATTCGTCTTTTTTTTCGTTCCCATTAATGGTTAATATCAATGATTTCATTGGTGTATTGACATGATCCACAATTTTCACCACAACATCAGTTCTACCTGCTTCTGCAATCATTTGCTCCCAAACTTCTTTTATTTTCAGAATGGCATCGTTAGCTTCTTGACGCATGTGATAACGTGTTTTGAAACCTTCTAATAATAAAATCGTCTTTTCAATTTCTTTTACATCAACATCATTTAATGCTTTAGTTATAAAATCTTGTTCAGTTATGGTATAAGTAAATGGTTCATTTTTTTGAAAAACGATTGGTTGAATTGCTTGCAACGCTTCTTTTTTTGAAGATTGAAAAATATAACCATTTCCATGTGCAAATTTCTCTTTCAAATCTTCTGTAATCGCTGGATGAAAATAAATTGCTGAAAGATTATCTTTTGAAGATAAAATCTGAATAGAATCTGGTTGATTTCTTTGTAAGATTGACGCATTTTCTGTTTCCATTGTCGCATAAATAAAATCTGGTTTGATTTGTGCGAAGGAAAAAAATCCATTCAACAAAAGAGGAGAAAGGAATAAAAGTTTATTCTTCATAATATCATATTAGTGTGTAGACAAATATAGTTGAATAATTATTTATCCTTTTTTATAAATAAAAAAAAATCCATCTTTCGATGGATTCTTCATTAATATTTTAATTGGAACTTTATATAGGTAATCTTTTTACCTTCTTCCAAAAATTTCGATTCATAATAGGTTTGTACAGCTGTCACTATTTCTGGTATATCCGAATGGTCTGGGTGATAAACATCGTGTGTAGAACGAATCACTTCGTGCCCTTCGATATGAATAACACCATGTGTGTAACCATGTAAAAACTCAGAATCTGTTTTCAAATTAACTGTTCCATCTGGTTTCAAAATCTTGTTGTAACGTCTCAAAAACTCGGGATCAGTTAAACGATGTTTTGTTCTTCTGAATTTAATTTGTGGATCTGGGAAAGTAATCCAAATTTCGCTCACTTCATTTTCAGCAAAAAGATGGTCGATAATTTCGATTTGTGTTCTAAGAAATCCAGCGTTTTCAATTCCTTCATCTAAACATGTTTTTGCTCCACGCCAAAATCTTGAACCTTTAATATCTACTCCGATAAAATTACGATCTTTGTCACGACGCGCCATTGCAACAGTATATTCTCCTTTTCCACAACCAAGTTCTAAAACAATTGGATGATCATTTTTAAAAAAATCCTTGTTCCAATTTCCTTTTAATGCAAAATTATTGATCGCTTCCTCTCGTGTTGGTTGAACAACATTCTGAAAAGTTTTATTTTCGTTAAATCTTCTGATTTTATCTTTTCCCATTTCGGATATATTTTGCGCGAAATTACGAGATTTTGCTTAATCTAAAAAACTGTTCTAACAACACATAAATCTCAACAAATAGTAATTATGTAAAAAGGTTTGTTATTTTTGTAACGAAAAACTAAAATTAGAAAAATGGATTTTATCAAACAATTTCATAGTGGTTGGGCTTATCTTGTGATTTTGATGGGCGTTATCTTTGTGATTTCAACATTAATTTACGCGATTTCAAAAAAAGACACCAACACTACAATCAAGAAAATCGGATTATTTACGACGATTACATTTCACGTACAATTGTTAATAGGACTAGTCTATTATATTATGATGTTTTCTGCCTTAGAACCATCAAATATTATGTCTGATTCTGCTTTAAGATTAACATTCGTAGAGCACCCAATGATGATGATTGCTGGGGTTGTTTTTATGACAATTGCAAATGCAAAATTAAAACGTTCGACAACCGTACCTATGAGTGTAGCAATTTTTGCTATCATCGGATTGGTTTGTATTTTAAGCAGAATTCCTTACCACGTTTGGTTTGCTTAATCGTTTAGAATAAATTTATAAAAAGAGTATTAAGTAATTAGTACTCTTTTTATTTTTTAAAAATTTCATAATTTTTTTATTCTAAATCCGTTATAAAACAAGTCGAGCAAATATACTTTTCAATTTTAAGAATATTTGGCATTCGATTTGAAAGAGATTTGTACAAACTAAGTAATAAAATGAACTATATAAAATATCTATTCTCTTTGCTTTTGGTTTTTGTCACATTTAACCTAAGCGCACAGGATTTCCACACAGCGAATATCAAGGTTGATTACGAACAAGAAACAGGAACGCTCAATATAACCGCACGTACTTTTACCAATCAATTGGAAAAAGCTGTTGGTGCAGATGTTTCGAATAAATCGAACTTTGAAAATAAGTTAAAAGCTTATGTAAACAGTAAAGTTGATGTCAAAGTAAATGGAAAAGCGTTGGGGACTTCGTATTACGGTTATCAAGTAAATGATAAATCGACACGAGTTTTCTTTAAGTTTGACAAAATATCTGACATTAACACAATAGAGTTAAAAGTAGCTTTGTTAACTGATGTTTTTAGTGACCAACAAAATATTGTGACGTTTGATATTAAAAACAAAAAAGACACAAAAATGTTAACAAGAAATAACGACACCGTAAAAATGTCTTTCTAATAAATCAAAAGCCTTCCGAGTACGAAAGGCTTTTTTATTGTGAAAACTTTTAATAATGATCTCTCACAATTCTTAAGAGTTTTTCATTCTCATTTCTGATCCACGATAAATTTTTAACTGAATTATTATTCATTAAACTAAAAATAAGTGTTCGACCAGATTTAGTTTTCAAATAACCACTCAACGTTACATTATTACTTAATGTTCCTGTTTTAGCGTAAATATAGGGTTGCATCGTATCTCTGTATCTATTTTTTATAGTTCCAGTTTTACCTCCAATTGGGAAAATAGAAAACAAACGTTCTTCTGGAAATTCGTTATACATTTTTTCTAAAACTTGTGAAAAACTTTGCGGTGTAAACAAATTGTAACGCGACAAACCAGAACCATCAAACCATTCGGGTTGCTGTTTCAACTCTTTTAATAAGTTTTGCTTTGCATACGCTATAATTTCTGCAGCACTTAATTTCCCTGGTAATGTACTCGAAGCTAAAATCAATAAATGTTCTGCCAAAAAATTATCACTATTCTCCATCATTTCGCGGTAAACATCATCTGACTTCTGACTGTAAAAAACTTTTGCTTCTCTTGCCATTGGCGATTTGACCATATCAACTGGTTTACCCAAAATTTGCGACAATGATTTTTCGATTACCGTTTCATTTACAATAAAGGGTACTTTTGCTGAACGTTTTTTGTTGCTGATATAAAATTTATTATCATAAAAACTCCTTGGTTCTGGCATCTCTCTAATTTCTGTTAATTCTTCGAAATAAGTAGGAAATGTTTTGATGGAATTCCCGTTTTTAGAAATAGACACTAAGTTTTCATGAATCGGGAACTGACTTCTTTCTGGTGAATAATTTTTTCTAAAATCATCCCAAGTCCATCCTGGTAAAAAAGATTCTTCATCAAAATTATTCCAATGAAAGATAAGTTTAGATCCATTATTTTTCAAAAAGTCTACTGCTCGTGTATTTTTATATTTTGGGTGCAAAAATGTTGGATCTCCAGTCCCTTGTACATGTAATTCATCGTTAATTAATTGATATTTGAACGCAGGAATCGAATCATTCAACATCTTCATCGCTGTATAAAGGGTGAAGATTTTGGTGTTAGAAGCAGGAATAAAAAACTTGTTCCCATTGTAATTATACAATTCTTCTTTTGTTATTGGATCATACAAATAGAATCCTGTAAATTGAGTCGAGTAGAAACCTGAGTTAAGATGCTGATCAATTAATTCTTTCTTCTGTGCACTTATTTGCACAGAAGAAAGAATTAAAAATATAATCAAAAAATACTTCATTATTCTTTGTTTTCTAATGGATTTGTAGGTGAATTGGCTTCATTTTTAAAAACCATTTCCGTATGAGGATAAGGAATTGAAATATGATGATCATCTAAAGCATATTTCACTGCTCGATACAACTGCCAATAAGCGGTCCAATAATCGCTATTTTTAACATAACAACGTATGGCTAAATTAACGCTACTATCAGCAAATTCTAAAATTTCTACGGTTTTTGATTGTGCATCATCAACCAACTCATTTTTATCTAAAACATCTAATAATACTTGACGAGCTTTGTCAAAATCGTCATCATACGAAATACCTACATTTACATCTAACCGACGGTATTCTTTGACCGAATAATTGATGATTGGATTATTAAATAAATTACCATTTGGCAATGTAATAATTTGACCTTTTGCAGTTGCTAAAACGGTATTCAATATATTAATCGATTCTACTGTTCCCTCATGTCCTTGCGAAACAACATAATCTCCAACTTTGAATGGTTTGAAAATAATGATGAGTATTCCTGCCGCAAAATTGGATAAAGAACCTTGTAAAGCTAAACCAACTGCCAAACCAACTCCACCAAGTGCAG
This portion of the Empedobacter stercoris genome encodes:
- the trmB gene encoding tRNA (guanosine(46)-N7)-methyltransferase TrmB, which encodes MGKDKIRRFNENKTFQNVVQPTREEAINNFALKGNWNKDFFKNDHPIVLELGCGKGEYTVAMARRDKDRNFIGVDIKGSRFWRGAKTCLDEGIENAGFLRTQIEIIDHLFAENEVSEIWITFPDPQIKFRRTKHRLTDPEFLRRYNKILKPDGTVNLKTDSEFLHGYTHGVIHIEGHEVIRSTHDVYHPDHSDIPEIVTAVQTYYESKFLEEGKKITYIKFQLKY
- a CDS encoding orotate phosphoribosyltransferase, translating into MQPREDFLLKAYELGIIKFGNFTLKSGIESPFYVDLRPLASSPQLLKTLANNLLDLVEDVDYDLICGVPYAALPMATTMSLTSNIPLIIKRKENKGYGTKRMVEGVFSEGQSCLLVEDVITSGQSLLETIDQVEREGLRVKDLVVVLDRAQGGSEKLKEQGYNVKTLFTIHEVIDILHKYHRLTDDEAKKIKDFLALPAEAVPAKQRIALENKKIVHPVGKRLVELALKKQSNLIASADLITSDEIIDFAGKVGDHVVALKLHSDIIQDFSDNLIVELKKIAREKEFLLFEDRKFGDIGNTQELQFKKSIYKISDWADLVTVHPIGGLESLKVFENTGVITIVEMSSKGTLTDDYYFTKAINVSEQSGNVLGAVAQRQIPDNLLLFTPGVNISSTGDSKGQQYNTPELVFKNYHTDFMIVGRGIYKAADVKTAAKEYQTLGWVSYLQSLND
- a CDS encoding D-alanyl-D-alanine carboxypeptidase/D-alanyl-D-alanine-endopeptidase — encoded protein: MKYFLIIFLILSSVQISAQKKELIDQHLNSGFYSTQFTGFYLYDPITKEELYNYNGNKFFIPASNTKIFTLYTAMKMLNDSIPAFKYQLINDELHVQGTGDPTFLHPKYKNTRAVDFLKNNGSKLIFHWNNFDEESFLPGWTWDDFRKNYSPERSQFPIHENLVSISKNGNSIKTFPTYFEELTEIREMPEPRSFYDNKFYISNKKRSAKVPFIVNETVIEKSLSQILGKPVDMVKSPMAREAKVFYSQKSDDVYREMMENSDNFLAEHLLILASSTLPGKLSAAEIIAYAKQNLLKELKQQPEWFDGSGLSRYNLFTPQSFSQVLEKMYNEFPEERLFSIFPIGGKTGTIKNRYRDTMQPYIYAKTGTLSNNVTLSGYLKTKSGRTLIFSLMNNNSVKNLSWIRNENEKLLRIVRDHY
- a CDS encoding mechanosensitive ion channel family protein — protein: MELILSTNLTINKTMQEEDKVDSLKDVIETPFKDLEYITNILITKGSEIGWSLVSAILTLTIGFWISTKLKNLIEKRMIARNVDLSIRSFLVPIINIFFKVIILMFVVDRLGLNASGLIAALGGVGLAVGLALQGSLSNFAAGILIIIFKPFKVGDYVVSQGHEGTVESINILNTVLATAKGQIITLPNGNLFNNPIINYSVKEYRRLDVNVGISYDDDFDKARQVLLDVLDKNELVDDAQSKTVEILEFADSSVNLAIRCYVKNSDYWTAYWQLYRAVKYALDDHHISIPYPHTEMVFKNEANSPTNPLENKE
- a CDS encoding C1 family peptidase, translating into MKKYILASFALVSALASAQESPFKFKELVNNSALPVISQGKTGTCWSFSTVSFLESEVKRITGKKVDLSEMYNVRFTYPVKAYNYVYRQGKAQFSEGGLSHDVLNSVRKNGLVPNEVYAGFTVGTETKHNHELLVKELKTDLDSIVKNPKKYLTTDWKNNFDQKLNQKLGVPPTVFKFEGKEYTPQEFAKFLKINPDDYVTLTSFQQAPYYSQFILQVPDNFSNGSYYNLPLDEYMKVLDEALYNGFTAAFDTDVSEKTFSKKYGLAVWPSEGLESDYFVEILPEKWVSAEERQAAFEDLSTQDDHLMHITGILRDQLGNQYYDVKNSWGTENLGNNGHIYMSKPFFRMKSIAFTVHKDALSEKVKKQLGIK
- a CDS encoding DUF6702 family protein is translated as MNYIKYLFSLLLVFVTFNLSAQDFHTANIKVDYEQETGTLNITARTFTNQLEKAVGADVSNKSNFENKLKAYVNSKVDVKVNGKALGTSYYGYQVNDKSTRVFFKFDKISDINTIELKVALLTDVFSDQQNIVTFDIKNKKDTKMLTRNNDTVKMSF
- a CDS encoding M20/M25/M40 family metallo-hydrolase, translated to MKNKLLFLSPLLLNGFFSFAQIKPDFIYATMETENASILQRNQPDSIQILSSKDNLSAIYFHPAITEDLKEKFAHGNGYIFQSSKKEALQAIQPIVFQKNEPFTYTITEQDFITKALNDVDVKEIEKTILLLEGFKTRYHMRQEANDAILKIKEVWEQMIAEAGRTDVVVKIVDHVNTPMKSLILTINGNEKKDEYVIIGGHADSTIGWSGDQSFAPGADDNASGIATITEVLRVLLKNNFKPQRTTEIMAYAAEEIGLVGSGEIAKQYATDQKNVIGYVQFDMTNYKGSAKDIVLMTDAYCDANLNSFLMQLMDEYNQSGMHQFTYDTSKCGYGCSDHASWANNGYAATLPFESKMNEDNPYIHSINDTYASMGSTSTHAAKFTKLGIEYIVEAAKQTGKLGTETIEKETSKIYITDKTLNYQVNFKAAISVKIIDATGRTIKMMNAEHSKGSVNLSNLSTGFYIATISDNQGNSISHKFVLK